A genomic segment from Pseudomonas sessilinigenes encodes:
- a CDS encoding glyceraldehyde-3-phosphate dehydrogenase translates to MWKVPVTQKPDQCLGEWIDREALAEAMIPLIGQLYRNNNVVSSIYGRSLINQSVIAILKAHRFARHRQSDESELSVHETFPLLKAMSELKLGAASVDLGKLAVKFKTQGNGRTAEQFVREELADVVGQQNASARKGTDVVLYGFGRIGRLLARILIEKTGGGDGLRLRAIVVRKGAENDLTKRASLLRRDSVHGSFNGTITIDEANNTITANGNLIQVIYAKSPSEVDYTQYGIHDALIVDNTGVWRDADGLGQHLACPGAARVVLTAPGKGALKNIVHGINHGEITPDDKIVSAASCTTNAIVPVLKAVNDQYGIVNGHVETVHSFTNDQNLIDNFHKGSRRGRAAPLNMVITETGAATAAAKALPVLKGKLTGNAIRVPTPNVSMAILNLNLEKATTRDEINEYLRQTAMHSDLHKQIDFVNSQEVVSTDFVGSRHAGVVDAEATICNDNRVVLYVWYDNEFGYSCQVVRVMEDMAGVNPPAFPR, encoded by the coding sequence ATGTGGAAGGTTCCCGTGACTCAGAAGCCCGACCAGTGTCTTGGTGAATGGATCGACCGTGAAGCACTCGCAGAAGCGATGATTCCGCTTATCGGTCAGCTCTACCGCAACAACAATGTGGTGAGCTCGATCTATGGCCGCAGCCTGATCAACCAGTCTGTCATCGCGATTCTCAAAGCTCACCGCTTTGCTCGCCATCGTCAGTCCGACGAAAGCGAATTGTCCGTCCACGAAACGTTCCCGCTTCTGAAAGCCATGAGCGAGCTCAAGCTCGGTGCGGCTTCGGTCGATCTGGGCAAGTTGGCTGTCAAATTCAAAACCCAGGGCAATGGCCGCACCGCCGAACAGTTCGTTCGCGAAGAGCTGGCTGATGTCGTGGGCCAACAAAACGCCTCGGCGCGCAAAGGCACTGACGTAGTGCTGTACGGCTTCGGTCGTATCGGTCGCCTGCTGGCACGCATCCTGATCGAAAAAACCGGTGGTGGCGATGGCCTGCGCCTGCGCGCCATCGTGGTGCGCAAGGGCGCCGAGAACGACCTGACCAAGCGCGCCAGCCTGCTGCGTCGCGACTCGGTACATGGTTCGTTCAACGGCACCATCACCATCGATGAAGCAAACAACACCATCACCGCCAACGGCAACCTGATCCAGGTCATCTACGCCAAGAGCCCGAGCGAAGTCGACTACACCCAGTACGGCATCCACGATGCGCTGATCGTCGACAACACCGGTGTATGGCGCGATGCCGATGGCCTGGGCCAGCACCTGGCCTGCCCGGGCGCTGCCCGCGTGGTCCTGACCGCACCTGGCAAGGGCGCGCTGAAGAACATCGTGCACGGCATCAACCACGGTGAAATCACCCCTGACGACAAGATCGTTTCCGCTGCTTCTTGCACCACCAACGCCATCGTGCCGGTGCTCAAGGCCGTGAACGACCAGTACGGCATCGTCAATGGCCACGTCGAAACCGTTCACTCGTTCACCAACGACCAGAACCTGATCGACAACTTCCACAAGGGCAGCCGTCGTGGCCGCGCCGCGCCGCTGAACATGGTGATCACCGAGACTGGTGCAGCCACCGCTGCTGCCAAGGCACTGCCGGTGCTCAAGGGCAAGCTGACCGGCAACGCGATTCGCGTACCAACGCCAAACGTGTCGATGGCCATCCTCAACCTGAACCTGGAAAAGGCCACCACCCGCGACGAGATCAACGAGTACCTGCGCCAGACCGCCATGCACTCGGATCTTCACAAGCAGATCGACTTCGTCAATTCCCAGGAAGTGGTGTCCACCGACTTCGTTGGTTCCCGCCATGCTGGTGTGGTCGATGCCGAGGCTACTATCTGCAACGACAACCGCGTTGTCCTGTACGTCTGGTACGACAACGAATTCGGTTACAGCTGCCAGGTAGTGCGCGTGATGGAAGACATGGCTGGGGTCAACCCGCCAGCGTTCCCACGCTAA
- a CDS encoding MFS transporter, translating to MSTTTGKGKAIFRVVSGNFLEMFDFMVYGFYATAIAKTFFPADSAFASLMLSLATFGAGFLMRPLGAIFLGAYIDRHGRRQGLIITLVLMAAGTVLIACVPGYATLGVAAPLLVLLGRLLQGFSAGVELGGVSVYLAEISTPGRKGFFVSWQSASQQAAVVFAGLLGVGLNHWLSPDQMGDWGWRVPFLVGCMIVPAIFMIRRSLEETPEFQARKHRPTLQEIVRSIGQNFGIVIAGMALVVMTTVSFYLITAYTPTFGKAELHLSDFDSLLVTVCIGASNFFWLPVMGSLSDRIGRKPLLLGATILAILTAYPALSWLVANPSFSHLLIVELWLSFLYGSYNGAMVVALTEIMPAEVRTTGFSLAYSLATATFGGFTPAACTYLIHILDNKAAPGIWLSGAAVLGLIATLVLFHGNRHALRTAQTTVTGGAR from the coding sequence ATGTCCACGACCACGGGCAAAGGCAAGGCGATCTTTCGCGTTGTCAGCGGCAACTTTCTAGAGATGTTCGACTTCATGGTCTACGGCTTCTACGCCACGGCGATCGCCAAGACCTTCTTCCCTGCCGACAGTGCTTTCGCTTCGCTGATGCTGTCCCTGGCGACTTTCGGCGCTGGCTTCCTGATGCGCCCCCTGGGAGCGATTTTCCTTGGTGCCTACATCGACCGCCATGGCCGTCGCCAAGGCCTGATCATTACCCTGGTCCTGATGGCCGCCGGCACCGTGCTGATTGCTTGCGTGCCAGGCTACGCCACCCTGGGCGTGGCCGCCCCGCTGCTGGTGTTGCTCGGGCGCCTGTTGCAGGGCTTCTCCGCTGGCGTGGAACTGGGCGGCGTCTCGGTCTACCTGGCCGAGATCTCCACCCCCGGACGCAAGGGCTTCTTCGTCAGCTGGCAATCGGCAAGCCAACAGGCCGCCGTGGTATTCGCCGGCTTGCTGGGCGTAGGCCTGAACCACTGGTTGAGCCCCGATCAGATGGGCGACTGGGGCTGGCGCGTACCGTTCCTGGTGGGCTGCATGATCGTGCCGGCGATCTTCATGATCCGTCGCTCCCTGGAGGAAACCCCGGAGTTCCAGGCGCGCAAGCACCGTCCGACCCTGCAGGAAATCGTGCGTTCCATCGGCCAGAACTTCGGCATCGTCATCGCCGGCATGGCCCTGGTGGTGATGACCACCGTGTCCTTCTACCTGATCACCGCCTACACCCCGACCTTCGGCAAGGCCGAATTGCACCTGTCCGATTTCGACTCGCTGCTGGTGACGGTATGCATCGGGGCGTCCAACTTCTTCTGGCTACCGGTCATGGGATCGCTGTCCGACAGGATCGGCCGCAAGCCATTGCTGCTGGGCGCCACCATCCTGGCGATTCTCACGGCCTATCCGGCGCTGTCCTGGCTGGTGGCCAACCCCAGCTTCAGCCACCTGTTGATCGTCGAGTTGTGGCTGTCCTTCCTCTATGGTTCCTATAACGGCGCCATGGTGGTGGCCCTGACCGAAATCATGCCGGCCGAAGTCCGTACCACCGGTTTCTCCCTGGCCTATAGCCTGGCCACCGCCACCTTCGGCGGCTTCACCCCGGCAGCCTGCACCTACCTGATCCACATACTGGACAACAAGGCAGCCCCCGGCATCTGGCTCAGCGGCGCTGCCGTACTGGGGCTGATCGCCACCCTGGTGCTGTTCCACGGCAACCGCCATGCCCTGCGGACCGCGCAGACGACCGTGACCGGCGGCGCTCGGTAA